The Calditerrivibrio nitroreducens DSM 19672 genome window below encodes:
- a CDS encoding CBS domain-containing protein, with translation MKIVITHHNPDFDAFSSAYAALKLYNCDKIFISNTVESNVGRFLEENDFGIPYIKATERFIDELKESIDLLIITDCKMKSRLKYLSKLIDKSNKIIIYDHHQTDNIDIDTDEIYLEKIGASTSIIVKRLKENGVYLSKEEATLLMMGIYEDTGFLSFNTTTPNDLLAAAYLLEHGADLNLVSEYVKRELSKEQVLLLNELIINTTVLIIDKLFIGITHANTDEFFGDIAFLAHKLIEMENFDAIFLLVRTGDRVVIVGRSRSDKIDISRILYYFGGGGHPYAGSAIVKDITLNEAIPKLKNIINEQIYPMKYARDLMTSPVKYVSTGEKIADAFDLFMKYNLNVMPVVKNGKTVGLILRRDILHSIKHELQNEPVDSIMQIEFDTASPDTPIDEIKDIMLLKNQKMVPIEINGTLVGVITRTDLLRLMREEIVKMPRFVNEKAEVAGFFKSRNVADLLKDRLPEYYYNLLKQIGTIADELELNAYVVGGFVRDLLMKYENFDVDIVVEIDATILAKEFARRNNGRVAIHDKFKTAVVILPDGNKLDFATARTEYYNMPASAPEVEISSIKNDLFRRDFTINAMAIKINEKTFGLLLDFYGGQRDIIDKKIRVLHNLSFIDDPSRGLRAIRFAVRYNFEIGPHTNRLLKNAINLNLFDKIPGNRLFLETKYILSESNYLDAIKMMTNYGIMKFYIDKFKLDDLKLRIFENFERYLIWHSVQCNTTVEPYFVRLLILFSDLKNNDFQKICDRFDLNRETKKRMMEGFGKSKHIANKIKKSSYLKRSEIYYLFEGLKEEFILFTASILGDNYEELIRDYITEIRWIKPEIDGNDLKKLGIPPSQIYQKIFKQLTIFKLDGIINSKDEELKKAIEIYEELKNADEKNLH, from the coding sequence ATGAAGATAGTAATCACCCACCACAATCCAGATTTCGACGCTTTCTCAAGTGCTTATGCCGCTTTGAAGCTTTATAATTGCGATAAGATTTTTATCAGTAATACCGTGGAAAGCAACGTTGGTAGATTTTTGGAAGAGAACGATTTTGGTATCCCATATATAAAAGCTACCGAAAGATTCATTGACGAACTCAAAGAAAGTATAGATCTATTAATAATTACTGATTGTAAAATGAAAAGCAGATTAAAATATCTTTCTAAATTAATTGATAAATCAAACAAAATAATAATATATGATCATCATCAAACAGACAACATTGATATAGATACAGATGAAATATATCTTGAAAAGATCGGTGCATCAACTTCAATTATAGTTAAAAGATTAAAAGAAAATGGTGTATATCTTTCAAAAGAAGAGGCAACTTTACTCATGATGGGGATATACGAAGACACAGGCTTTTTGTCATTTAATACAACCACACCAAATGATCTACTGGCGGCTGCATACCTTCTGGAACATGGAGCGGATCTAAACCTTGTTTCAGAATATGTTAAAAGGGAACTCAGTAAAGAGCAGGTACTACTTCTTAATGAGCTTATCATTAATACTACCGTTCTAATTATAGATAAACTTTTTATAGGTATCACACATGCAAATACAGATGAATTTTTTGGAGATATAGCTTTTCTGGCACACAAACTAATTGAAATGGAAAATTTTGATGCAATTTTCCTGCTGGTGCGCACCGGAGATAGAGTTGTAATCGTCGGTAGAAGTAGATCCGACAAGATAGACATATCAAGGATATTATACTACTTTGGTGGTGGGGGGCATCCCTATGCTGGAAGTGCAATTGTAAAAGATATAACTCTAAATGAAGCCATTCCTAAACTGAAAAATATAATAAACGAACAGATTTACCCGATGAAATATGCACGAGATCTCATGACATCACCTGTTAAATATGTATCAACAGGTGAAAAGATCGCAGATGCATTTGATCTATTCATGAAATATAATTTAAATGTAATGCCGGTAGTAAAAAATGGCAAAACCGTTGGTTTAATTCTCAGAAGAGATATCCTCCATAGTATAAAACATGAGCTACAGAATGAACCAGTGGATTCTATAATGCAGATAGAATTTGATACCGCCTCACCTGACACGCCTATCGATGAGATAAAAGATATAATGCTTTTGAAAAATCAAAAAATGGTACCTATAGAAATTAATGGTACCCTTGTGGGCGTTATCACAAGAACCGATCTTCTAAGGTTGATGAGGGAGGAGATCGTAAAGATGCCCAGATTTGTCAATGAAAAAGCAGAAGTTGCAGGATTTTTTAAATCCAGAAACGTAGCTGATCTTTTGAAAGATAGACTACCAGAATACTACTATAATCTATTAAAACAGATAGGTACAATTGCAGATGAACTTGAGCTAAATGCTTATGTAGTGGGTGGCTTCGTAAGGGATCTTTTAATGAAATATGAAAATTTTGATGTTGATATTGTGGTGGAGATAGATGCCACCATCCTGGCTAAAGAATTTGCCCGAAGAAATAATGGTCGGGTTGCTATCCATGATAAGTTTAAAACTGCAGTTGTAATACTACCAGATGGAAACAAACTGGATTTCGCCACCGCAAGAACAGAATATTACAATATGCCAGCGTCTGCACCAGAAGTTGAAATATCATCAATAAAAAATGACCTTTTTAGAAGGGATTTTACCATAAATGCAATGGCGATAAAGATAAATGAAAAGACGTTTGGTCTACTTCTGGATTTTTACGGAGGACAGAGGGATATTATCGACAAAAAGATAAGGGTACTTCATAATTTAAGCTTTATAGATGATCCATCACGGGGTCTTCGGGCTATAAGATTTGCCGTAAGATACAATTTTGAAATTGGTCCACATACTAATAGACTCTTAAAAAATGCCATCAATTTAAACCTTTTTGATAAAATACCGGGGAATCGATTATTTCTGGAAACTAAATATATCCTATCCGAATCAAATTATCTTGATGCCATAAAGATGATGACCAATTATGGAATCATGAAATTCTATATAGATAAATTCAAATTAGACGACCTTAAACTACGTATTTTCGAAAACTTCGAAAGATATCTCATATGGCATTCAGTACAATGCAATACTACAGTGGAACCTTATTTCGTAAGATTGCTAATACTATTTTCCGATTTAAAAAATAACGATTTTCAAAAAATATGCGACAGATTTGACCTAAATAGAGAGACAAAAAAAAGGATGATGGAAGGTTTTGGCAAAAGTAAACACATAGCCAATAAAATAAAAAAATCTTCATATCTAAAAAGATCAGAGATATATTATCTATTTGAAGGTTTAAAAGAAGAGTTTATATTGTTTACAGCATCAATTTTGGGTGATAATTATGAAGAGCTTATAAGAGATTATATCACTGAGATACGATGGATAAAGCCTGAAATAGATGGAAACGATCTAAAAAAATTGGGGATTCCCCCTTCTCAGATTTACCAGAAAATATTTAAACAATTGACAATATTTAAACTTGATGGAATAATAAATAGTAAAGATGAGGAATTAAAAAAAGCCATTGAGATATACGAGGAATTAAAGAATGCAGACGAGAAAAATTTACATTGA
- a CDS encoding late competence development ComFB family protein, with protein MSKINQYDIEQLKNVNEKRVWDILADYLDQDDSVCTCSICILDIAAIVLNSIPPHYQTYEESLDEARKKVSDELIIEKIKLAVERVKRYPHHL; from the coding sequence ATGAGTAAAATCAACCAGTATGATATAGAACAATTAAAAAATGTCAACGAGAAAAGAGTCTGGGATATTCTGGCGGATTATCTTGACCAGGATGATTCTGTATGTACATGTAGTATATGTATTTTAGATATAGCTGCAATCGTGCTCAATTCGATTCCACCCCATTACCAAACCTACGAAGAATCCCTTGATGAGGCACGTAAAAAGGTTTCTGATGAGCTGATAATTGAAAAGATAAAGTTGGCTGTGGAAAGGGTAAAAAGATACCCCCATCATTTATAA
- a CDS encoding branched-chain amino acid aminotransferase, translating into MEISYCLKARAKRRLEPFKPEQTLPFGQLRTDHMFMMDFDGNEWYGIKICPYQDINIAPGAIALHYGQAYFEGAKAFMHPDGEIYTFRLDKNAERANFSAEILCMPKVDVEFQIKAIHALIDVDRNWFPLQEGASLYIRPFMFGTSDSLGVHPSESYRYMVILSPSGPYYPTGFTKPIRLLITQKFHRAVSGGTGAAKAAGNYAASLRAGQFAKKFGASQVLYLDANNQYIEEAGAMNHFHITKDGTVFIPEFTDTILKSITSLSMIELLPSLGFKVVQKRIELAEFIDGVKSGDIVEAGGFGTAAVVSPVGEYVFEDGSVLKVGNGEIGEMTKKIYKAYTDIQYGRSKAPDGWLRKVERVCKA; encoded by the coding sequence ATGGAAATATCTTACTGCTTGAAAGCAAGGGCTAAAAGAAGACTTGAACCCTTTAAACCTGAACAGACACTTCCATTTGGTCAGTTAAGAACGGATCATATGTTTATGATGGATTTTGATGGAAATGAGTGGTATGGTATAAAGATATGTCCATATCAGGATATAAATATAGCACCGGGGGCCATTGCTCTTCATTATGGTCAGGCTTATTTTGAAGGTGCAAAAGCTTTTATGCATCCTGACGGTGAAATATATACGTTTAGATTGGATAAGAATGCCGAAAGGGCAAACTTCTCTGCGGAGATACTTTGTATGCCCAAAGTTGACGTGGAGTTTCAAATAAAAGCTATACATGCCTTGATCGATGTGGATAGAAACTGGTTTCCATTGCAGGAGGGGGCATCTTTATATATAAGACCTTTTATGTTTGGAACTTCAGATTCTCTGGGGGTTCATCCAAGTGAATCATACAGGTATATGGTAATATTATCCCCAAGTGGTCCATATTATCCCACTGGTTTTACAAAGCCTATAAGGCTTCTTATTACTCAGAAGTTTCATAGGGCTGTTTCTGGCGGTACTGGTGCAGCCAAGGCAGCAGGTAACTATGCCGCATCCCTAAGGGCAGGGCAGTTTGCAAAGAAATTTGGAGCAAGTCAGGTACTGTATCTCGATGCTAACAACCAATACATCGAAGAAGCTGGTGCGATGAATCATTTCCATATAACGAAAGATGGTACAGTTTTTATACCTGAATTTACGGATACAATCTTAAAATCTATCACATCTCTTAGTATGATAGAATTATTGCCTTCCCTTGGTTTTAAGGTTGTCCAAAAAAGGATAGAATTAGCTGAATTTATAGATGGTGTAAAGTCAGGTGATATCGTAGAAGCAGGAGGATTTGGTACAGCAGCAGTTGTATCCCCTGTGGGTGAATATGTATTTGAAGATGGATCTGTTTTAAAAGTTGGAAATGGTGAAATAGGTGAGATGACAAAGAAGATTTACAAAGCTTATACAGATATACAGTATGGTAGAAGTAAAGCACCTGATGGATGGCTCAGAAAGGTAGAAAGAGTTTGTAAAGCATAA
- a CDS encoding diacylglycerol kinase: MKTKSWWKSLGYAIEGVLDATKTEKNLKIHIIFSVLILFLALFFNLKFLEYIILTITISLVIAAELFNTAIEYLVDALIKEKSEVAKRVKDVSAGAVLITAFGAIFVGYFVLFERIKNALSFNLQKLPNLPHHIAIVSLVITIALVVIIKSLIGRGEPLHGGMPSGHSAVAFSILISVIYLTKDVAVSLLVFLLCVLVAESRVRLKVHSMSEVIMGGLLGSGVTFLIFILIL, from the coding sequence ATGAAAACCAAAAGTTGGTGGAAATCATTAGGATATGCTATTGAAGGGGTTTTGGATGCCACCAAAACGGAAAAAAACCTAAAAATACATATTATCTTTTCTGTTTTAATCCTTTTTTTAGCTCTTTTTTTCAATCTAAAGTTTCTCGAATATATCATCTTAACCATAACCATCTCACTTGTTATTGCTGCTGAGCTTTTTAACACAGCCATTGAATACCTTGTGGATGCCCTCATTAAAGAGAAATCAGAAGTTGCAAAACGAGTGAAGGACGTAAGTGCCGGAGCAGTTTTGATAACAGCTTTTGGTGCAATATTTGTGGGCTACTTTGTGCTATTTGAAAGGATAAAAAATGCTCTATCTTTTAATCTTCAAAAACTACCAAATCTCCCCCATCACATAGCAATAGTGTCACTGGTTATCACAATTGCCCTCGTTGTAATCATAAAATCTCTAATCGGTAGGGGCGAACCACTTCATGGCGGGATGCCATCCGGTCATTCTGCAGTGGCATTTTCAATACTGATATCAGTAATATACCTGACAAAAGATGTGGCTGTCTCGTTATTGGTATTTCTCCTCTGTGTCCTTGTGGCTGAATCAAGGGTTAGATTAAAGGTTCATAGTATGTCTGAAGTAATAATGGGTGGCCTCTTAGGCTCAGGGGTCACATTTCTTATATTTATCTTAATACTGTGA
- a CDS encoding hemolysin family protein produces MDSGSAYLVSIFVCLVFSAYFSASETALTSLGELKVKHMIQEMGEKGKILELWLLHPNKVLYTLLIGNNIVNILSSVIAADFAYKVFKNSSIAIITGIMTILIIFFGEIFPKTYAKHNAEKFSIFTMYILRIFFWLFYPFSWLLNKIVKGLIKLFGGKVEQEGPKITEDELEFLISIGEKEGVLENQKKEMLHNIFEISETSVKEIMVPLNDVTMIEISTSINEIIDTIAKTEYSRIPIYEENKDNVIGILYSKDIIKYINKGLEKLNIKNILKKPYFVPSTKRIDDLLREFQINRIHLALVVDEYGSIDGLITLEDILEEIVGEIRDEYDKEEEEDIKKIGESQYIVKGRLNIDDFCEYFNFEKTENMEQYETISGLLYDLADKIPDVGEEYIYNGYKFIVVEKDGRKIKKIKVIKLPEEN; encoded by the coding sequence GTGGATAGTGGCTCGGCCTATTTAGTATCTATTTTTGTATGTTTAGTTTTTTCAGCTTACTTTTCAGCAAGTGAAACGGCTCTCACATCCTTAGGTGAGCTAAAGGTAAAACATATGATCCAGGAAATGGGGGAAAAAGGTAAAATACTTGAACTATGGCTTTTACATCCCAACAAAGTCCTTTATACACTGCTTATCGGTAACAATATTGTTAATATCTTAAGCTCTGTCATTGCCGCAGACTTTGCCTACAAGGTTTTTAAAAATAGTTCAATAGCTATTATAACAGGTATAATGACCATTTTGATTATTTTCTTTGGTGAAATTTTTCCGAAAACGTATGCAAAACACAATGCAGAAAAATTCAGCATCTTCACTATGTATATTTTGAGAATCTTTTTTTGGTTATTCTACCCATTCTCCTGGCTGCTGAATAAAATTGTAAAGGGTCTAATAAAATTATTTGGCGGTAAAGTGGAGCAGGAAGGACCCAAAATCACCGAAGATGAATTGGAGTTTTTGATCTCTATCGGTGAAAAAGAAGGTGTACTTGAAAACCAGAAAAAAGAGATGCTTCATAACATATTTGAAATTAGTGAAACATCTGTAAAAGAGATCATGGTACCGTTAAACGACGTAACAATGATAGAGATATCAACATCAATAAATGAGATCATAGATACCATAGCCAAAACGGAATACTCACGAATTCCAATATATGAAGAAAATAAAGACAACGTTATAGGGATTTTGTACTCCAAAGACATCATAAAATATATCAACAAAGGTCTTGAAAAGTTGAACATAAAAAATATCTTGAAAAAACCTTATTTTGTCCCATCCACCAAAAGAATCGATGATCTATTAAGGGAATTTCAGATAAATAGAATTCATCTTGCTCTTGTGGTGGACGAGTATGGAAGCATAGATGGTCTCATCACCCTTGAAGATATTCTTGAGGAGATTGTAGGTGAGATAAGGGATGAATATGACAAAGAGGAAGAGGAGGATATTAAGAAAATTGGAGAATCACAGTATATCGTGAAAGGTAGGCTCAATATAGATGATTTCTGCGAATATTTTAATTTCGAAAAAACCGAAAATATGGAACAATATGAAACAATTAGTGGACTTCTCTACGATCTTGCAGATAAAATCCCTGATGTGGGAGAAGAATATATCTACAATGGATATAAATTTATAGTTGTGGAAAAAGATGGTAGAAAAATAAAAAAAATAAAAGTGATAAAATTACCGGAGGAGAATTGA
- the ybeY gene encoding rRNA maturation RNase YbeY, which produces MEIIFLIDNEKDYPLNVDMLQDISYEILKHEKISFPFNTAEISLVITDDEEMKEINRLYRKIDSTTDVLSFPINDGKDIKSNILGDIVISYDKAKSQSVENECTIEEEIAFLFIHGLLHLLGYDHDSSEVDEKEMFEMQEDFFQKFFNK; this is translated from the coding sequence ATGGAAATTATATTTCTCATAGACAATGAAAAAGATTATCCATTAAATGTTGATATGCTTCAGGATATATCATATGAAATTTTAAAGCATGAAAAGATATCCTTCCCTTTCAATACAGCAGAGATCTCCCTTGTGATAACAGATGATGAGGAGATGAAAGAGATCAACAGACTTTATAGAAAAATAGACTCCACAACCGATGTACTATCTTTTCCCATAAACGATGGTAAAGATATCAAATCGAACATACTGGGTGACATTGTCATCTCGTACGATAAAGCAAAGTCCCAATCTGTGGAAAATGAATGTACAATAGAAGAAGAGATAGCTTTCCTCTTTATACATGGACTTTTACATCTTTTGGGATATGATCATGATAGTTCTGAGGTGGATGAGAAGGAGATGTTTGAAATGCAAGAAGACTTTTTTCAAAAATTTTTCAATAAATAG
- the xerD gene encoding site-specific tyrosine recombinase XerD produces the protein MEITEELVKRFQHYMKYDLSLSENSIEAYKRDLMELTRFTKDYNLTPSDLVSYMSHLRKKGLSIESILRNLSGISAFYDFLIQEKIFDKNPVASISKPKKWEKLPKFLNFEEVEALINAPDKSTPTGYRDNIILKTFYSTGMRVSELVKCKTSDIDFKRGIVSVVGKGSKQRFLPIYQSLQDELKQYIEVRHRYFIKEKDNGFLFLNKNSAPLTRVYCWMLIKKYCKKAGIKKDISPHTLRHSFATHLLTNGADLRTIQLLLGHSDIATTEIYTHITDNKVRSILEQFHPRFKMRNK, from the coding sequence ATGGAAATTACAGAAGAATTAGTCAAAAGATTCCAGCATTATATGAAATATGACCTCTCCCTATCTGAAAACTCGATAGAGGCTTACAAAAGAGACCTGATGGAACTAACCAGATTTACTAAAGATTATAACCTGACCCCATCCGATCTGGTAAGCTACATGTCACATCTTAGAAAAAAAGGGCTTTCCATAGAATCGATCCTGAGAAATCTTTCAGGTATTTCTGCATTTTATGATTTTTTGATACAGGAAAAGATATTTGATAAAAATCCTGTGGCATCCATCAGCAAACCAAAAAAGTGGGAAAAACTACCAAAATTTCTCAATTTTGAAGAGGTGGAAGCTTTGATAAATGCGCCAGACAAAAGCACCCCTACAGGTTATAGAGATAATATTATTCTTAAAACCTTCTACTCCACAGGGATGCGAGTGAGTGAATTGGTGAAATGTAAAACATCAGATATAGATTTTAAAAGGGGTATTGTTTCTGTTGTAGGAAAAGGTTCAAAGCAGCGTTTTCTACCTATCTATCAATCATTACAAGATGAATTAAAACAATACATAGAAGTAAGACATAGATATTTTATCAAAGAGAAAGATAATGGTTTTCTCTTCCTGAATAAAAACTCTGCACCCCTCACCAGAGTATACTGCTGGATGCTAATAAAAAAGTATTGTAAAAAAGCAGGTATAAAAAAAGATATTTCCCCCCACACATTAAGACACTCCTTTGCCACCCACCTTCTAACCAATGGGGCTGACCTGAGAACCATACAACTTCTTCTGGGACATTCTGACATCGCAACCACTGAAATATACACACACATAACTGATAACAAGGTAAGAAGCATATTGGAACAATTTCATCCAAGATTCAAAATGAGAAATAAATGA
- a CDS encoding FmdB family zinc ribbon protein yields MPIYEYKCTKCNHIFELLEPTFNDVKEKKCVKCGSSAERIMSLTSFQLKGSGWYKTDYANKPCSSTESNASCSSCPANTATEN; encoded by the coding sequence ATGCCCATATATGAGTACAAATGCACCAAATGTAATCACATTTTTGAGCTATTGGAGCCAACTTTTAATGATGTAAAGGAAAAAAAATGTGTTAAGTGTGGTTCATCAGCCGAAAGAATTATGTCTCTAACAAGTTTCCAATTAAAAGGAAGCGGTTGGTATAAAACAGATTACGCAAACAAACCTTGCTCCTCAACAGAATCCAACGCATCATGCAGTTCATGTCCTGCAAATACAGCAACTGAAAATTGA
- a CDS encoding PhoH family protein, translating into MQTRKIYIDESIIPQLTGPNDEYIRNIMSKMGVDIYIRSDEIAVMGNDEDADKAVNLLLQIKEMAMSKSITKSDIDYAIGMAKADDTHVIKEVLTEKVKVSGRAKEVTAKTKNQKRYIEAIKENDIVFGIGPAGTGKTYLAVAMAVNFYITKKVNRIILTRPAVEAGERLGFLPGDIADKINPYLRPLYDALYHMLDFERVSALIEKGVIELAPLAFMRGRTLDDAFIILDEAQNTTIEQMKMFLTRLGFNSKAVITGDITQIDLPNDKKSGLVLVRDVLKGIKGIEFVEFGKVDVVRNPIVQKIIKAYEIYENK; encoded by the coding sequence ATGCAGACGAGAAAAATTTACATTGATGAGTCTATCATACCACAGCTGACAGGTCCAAATGATGAATACATCAGAAATATAATGTCTAAAATGGGGGTAGATATATACATCAGGAGTGATGAAATAGCTGTTATGGGAAATGATGAAGATGCAGATAAAGCAGTAAATCTCCTTCTACAGATAAAAGAGATGGCAATGTCGAAAAGTATAACAAAGTCTGATATAGATTACGCTATAGGGATGGCAAAAGCTGATGATACGCATGTCATAAAAGAGGTGTTGACCGAAAAGGTAAAAGTATCAGGTAGAGCTAAAGAGGTCACAGCAAAAACTAAAAATCAAAAGAGATACATAGAGGCCATAAAAGAAAATGATATTGTTTTTGGTATAGGTCCAGCTGGTACAGGGAAAACATATCTTGCCGTCGCAATGGCTGTTAACTTTTATATTACCAAAAAGGTAAACAGGATAATTCTCACAAGGCCTGCAGTGGAAGCAGGAGAAAGGCTTGGTTTTTTACCCGGGGATATTGCCGACAAGATAAACCCATATTTAAGACCCCTTTATGATGCTCTTTACCATATGCTCGACTTTGAAAGGGTTTCTGCCTTAATAGAAAAAGGCGTCATCGAGCTTGCTCCTCTAGCCTTTATGAGGGGGAGGACTCTGGATGATGCTTTTATAATCCTTGATGAGGCTCAAAATACAACAATCGAGCAGATGAAAATGTTTCTTACGAGATTGGGGTTCAATTCTAAAGCTGTTATTACCGGAGATATAACCCAGATAGACCTTCCTAATGACAAAAAATCTGGTCTTGTTTTAGTGAGAGATGTGTTGAAGGGGATAAAGGGGATCGAATTCGTGGAATTTGGCAAAGTGGATGTGGTGAGAAACCCCATTGTTCAGAAAATCATAAAAGCTTATGAAATATATGAAAATAAATAA
- the era gene encoding GTPase Era, whose protein sequence is MSLKTGFVGIIGRPNAGKSTLLNAILGEKVSIISSKPNTTRTQIRGIYNSKDAQIIFIDTPGIHNAKDNINKLMVEKAFETIKMVDIVYFLVEPGEKKGPEYKQILELIKNEPIKKFLIITKIDAFEKKIIYDTAKQVFNDYQFDQVIPISSIKKINIDKLIEITKELLPEGDPIYPQDEIVDISEKFLIAEFIREQIFEILQDEVPYDTFVECELIEDKSENLMYVSAAIYTKRESQKAIILGKRGSTIKKIGQKARIELEKFFGVKIFLDLFVKVKEDWQSRDEFLKLQGLL, encoded by the coding sequence TTGAGCTTAAAAACAGGTTTTGTAGGGATCATTGGAAGACCAAACGCAGGTAAATCTACTCTTTTGAATGCCATATTAGGTGAAAAAGTATCCATCATTTCAAGCAAGCCTAATACCACAAGAACTCAGATCCGTGGTATATATAACTCAAAAGATGCCCAAATCATCTTCATAGACACACCAGGGATACACAATGCGAAAGACAATATTAATAAATTGATGGTAGAAAAAGCTTTTGAAACAATTAAAATGGTTGATATTGTCTATTTTCTTGTGGAGCCAGGTGAAAAAAAAGGTCCCGAATATAAACAAATTCTCGAATTGATAAAAAATGAACCGATAAAAAAGTTTCTGATAATAACAAAGATAGATGCCTTTGAAAAAAAAATAATTTACGATACCGCTAAGCAGGTATTTAATGACTACCAGTTTGATCAGGTAATACCGATATCTTCTATAAAAAAGATAAACATAGACAAGCTGATCGAGATTACAAAAGAGCTATTACCAGAGGGTGATCCTATATACCCTCAGGATGAAATTGTGGACATTAGCGAAAAATTTTTGATTGCGGAATTTATCCGAGAGCAGATCTTTGAAATACTCCAAGATGAAGTACCATATGATACATTTGTGGAATGCGAATTGATTGAGGATAAATCGGAGAACCTGATGTATGTATCTGCTGCGATTTATACAAAAAGAGAATCACAGAAGGCGATAATACTGGGGAAAAGGGGATCCACAATCAAAAAAATAGGTCAAAAAGCGAGGATAGAATTGGAGAAATTTTTTGGGGTGAAAATATTTCTCGACCTCTTTGTAAAGGTCAAAGAGGATTGGCAAAGTAGAGATGAATTTTTAAAATTGCAGGGGTTACTCTAA
- a CDS encoding NAD(P)H-dependent glycerol-3-phosphate dehydrogenase → MQEKIAVIGGGSWGTALANLLAENGHDVTIFVREQEIVESINKRNLNIVFFPDIKLNKMLKAKHFSDIDESIDNIVWVVPTQFTRSSINEFYNFIKGKNIIIATKGIEVGTGKLVVDIFKENLEARFSILSGPSFAKEVILKKPTAVSVASIFDDDAIYWQRILSNRYFRVYRTKDLKGLELGGALKNVIAIAVGISDGLSFGNNARAGLITRGLAEITRMGLKLGASLETFMGLSGMGDLVLTCTGDLSRNRQVGLEIASGKSIAEIQSHMKMVAEGVFTAKAAYELALEMNIDMPIVTEVYKIIYEGKDPKESVIDLMNRPLKEEKIKI, encoded by the coding sequence ATGCAAGAGAAAATAGCTGTTATAGGCGGAGGTTCCTGGGGAACAGCCCTTGCCAATCTTCTGGCGGAAAATGGTCATGATGTTACTATTTTCGTGAGAGAACAGGAGATTGTGGAGTCAATAAATAAAAGAAATTTGAATATAGTATTTTTCCCGGATATAAAATTAAATAAGATGCTAAAAGCGAAACATTTCAGTGATATTGATGAGAGTATAGACAATATAGTCTGGGTGGTGCCAACTCAATTTACAAGAAGTAGTATTAATGAGTTTTATAATTTCATCAAAGGTAAAAATATAATCATTGCCACAAAAGGTATCGAGGTGGGTACCGGCAAACTTGTGGTGGATATTTTCAAAGAAAATCTTGAAGCAAGATTTTCCATCCTATCTGGGCCCTCTTTTGCCAAAGAGGTCATACTGAAGAAGCCCACCGCAGTTAGCGTTGCATCGATTTTTGATGATGATGCAATATACTGGCAAAGGATTCTTTCAAATAGATATTTCAGGGTTTATAGAACAAAAGATCTTAAAGGTCTTGAGCTTGGTGGGGCTCTGAAAAACGTGATAGCTATAGCTGTGGGGATATCTGATGGTTTATCATTTGGAAATAATGCAAGGGCAGGGCTAATAACAAGGGGGCTTGCGGAGATTACCCGCATGGGTTTAAAACTGGGGGCTTCACTTGAAACTTTTATGGGATTGAGTGGTATGGGGGATCTTGTGTTAACGTGTACGGGTGATCTTAGTAGAAATCGTCAGGTGGGGCTGGAAATAGCCAGCGGAAAATCTATAGCAGAGATTCAGAGTCATATGAAGATGGTGGCGGAAGGTGTCTTTACGGCTAAAGCTGCATATGAACTTGCTTTGGAAATGAACATAGATATGCCTATAGTTACTGAGGTTTACAAGATTATTTATGAAGGTAAAGATCCAAAAGAATCTGTGATAGATCTTATGAATAGACCATTGAAAGAGGAGAAGATTAAGATATGA